The Pelodiscus sinensis isolate JC-2024 chromosome 25, ASM4963464v1, whole genome shotgun sequence region TCCGGACACGCTCcacgctggctgccagccctgccctgcccgccccctccccggcgcAGCCCCCCGCGCCATGGCCCGGCTGAGACGCAGAGCCTGCATCGCCCTCTTCCTCTTCACCCTCTTCATCTTCGGCACCATGATGGGCCTGCGGACGCTGAAACCCTCCGACGGCTTCTCAGACCTGgccccggggctggagctggcgcCCTTCGTGGAGCGAGGGGAGAGGCGCGCTGTCTCCCATGAGGCTGTCTCCCGCCCCCAGGTGGCTACCAGCAGCGATGCCAAGGCACCGACGCCTCCCATGTACTACGACCTACACATCTTCTACTACATGTGGTACGGGAACCCCCACTCCGATGGAAAGTACCTTCACTGGGACCATGTCATGGTGCCGCACTGGGACCCCAAGATATCTGCCAGCTACCCCAAAGGGCGGCACAGCCCCCCAGAAGACATTGGCTCTAGTTTCTACCCTGAGCTGGGCCCTTACAGCTCCAGGGACCCGGAAGTGCTGGAGGAGCACATGAACCAACTGAAAGCCGCAGCAATTGGTAAGGATGCTCTGGCTTGTGTGTCGTCATTATTTCGTCAATACACCCTAACGCTTTCTTAGATGTTAGGTACCAGACGAGGCCCCAGTCCTTCAAGCTGATCTGTACAGCTGAGCTTCTGCACCCTAGTGAAGCCAGTGGTGTTCCAGGCACAGGCCTGCTTGCTGGAGGAGTTTCTGGGTGAACAAGATAAGAATTTTTAACATACTGGGGAAAGGCCAGTTGGTGCCAAGGAGGTTAAGTTAACTAAGATGTAAGCACCAAGAAAAGGAGAcactgaagaacataagaatggccagagtcggtcagaccaaagatccatctagcccagtatcctgtctaccaacagggtcaataccagatgccccagagggagggaatacaacaggtaatcatcacgtgatccctctcctgtcatccatttccacacAGAGCCGGGATGGGTCGGAATTTTGTCCTtagcctaatagccattgatggacctaacctccatgaatcaatctagcttctttttgaatcctgttaaaatcctagtcttcacaacaccctctggcaaggagttctacaggttagcAGTACAACGCAGGTGCAGTAGCAGTAATAGGAATTAATTAAAGGAAATTGTAGACtgaacagaaaagaaaatgtacCGTATAGTGTTTCTCCAAATGTTTACCTGCGTGCTTAATTTTACTTAGGTGAGCACTCACACTGAAGTTAAGGGGGTACTTGCATGACTCAAGTTAAGCAGGATGGGAAACACAGTTATAAACCCCAGGGTGTTAAATGCACCTTTACCTGAGTGCAAGGATTTGAAAGACTGTCATGCTACAAACTGAAGTAAAATGTCTACATGAAGACTACTAGAAAACACTGATTACAACtggtcgaaaaagcagcttgtagCAAAGCTACCAATTTTCAAAAGTTGTTTGAATAAACTGCATGCCTTTTGCCTTCACAAAAAGTAAAAAACTTATTTAAGACCCTCAGAAGGCATTGTTGGAATGAAAATAATACTGACAGGTTGGGTACATTCTGTGCTTGCCTTAAAGGCTGTTTGCTTTTCAACTTGCATATTTTGCTGTTGAGCTTGCACAGTGTAGTAGTATACATACAGCAGACCAATTATATACTGTATTAAacagcctcattagcactggtgcCAAAGTGTATTTTATTAAGCAATCGGCCCCTTCAGGTTTGTGTGCTATACATGTTCACATAGGACAAGTGAATTCCAAAATTAAACAAATGCTATAAATTGCCAAATCTGACTCTTGAATGGGGCAGATGTCCCAGCTCTCACGATATGAAAGGTTTTAGGGAACCTTTGACTCCAAACATTAAGGATCTCTGAGATGTGGCAGCCTACTACCTCCCTAGCATTGGGCTGAATCAGTGGTACATTCACTGTCATCAGCACCTCTTTAGGTAGCATTGGGTGTGTTTGATCTTGGAGATTTCCCATCCAAGTACTGGCCTAACCCAGCCCAGTCTGCTTTCAAGGTCAGGTGGGATCACCTGAGGAAGGTAGCCTGAACCTGATCAAAACAATCAACATTGGCTCTGTTCCAGTGAAAATTGCATACATTTGAGTAAGTTAATGACATCATTATGTGATTGTTAATGAAATAGTGAGCAAGAGGAAGTCAGTTGCACCAGTTCATCCTAATTTGGCCTTGTACTAAAGTGGCTTTGTTTGCCCTGGATTCAGTCTAGTTCTCCAGCCATCACCTAAGATGCAAGTAGCTTGCTAGTTTGGGACTGTTAAGTACAGATGAAATTTCAGCACCTCCCTACTATGGACAGCTCCATTATTAAATTACAGTGTTGGTGAACAAAAGCTTCTTTATAGACAGATACTTTTCATTTGAAAGAGGTCATGGTGTTTACCAGCTTTCTGTCAATTAACCCTTTCCTTTTCAAATGCAGTGTCTTTGTGCTATAACAGATTTAAAACAGCCATGCTGCAGATCTTCCACATAACTAAACAGGAACGTATTATTAATCCAGACTAGGGTCTTTCCACCATGCACTTGCTCAGGCACTTGGCACTCCCCCTCTTATAGAACTCTGCCAATGGTGATGCTATTGAGGAGTAGGAATTTTAACTTCATCCTGAGGAATTCTCAAGTTATTACCCTGCTACTAATTATACCTAACAGTGTGACCATCCTGCAAATGCTTGAAGATAATTATTCCCATCTCCCCACACCTGGGTGTCAAGACATAGGCTCTATCCAGCCTGGAGCCTATCACCCTCCTATTTTAAGGGGTTTCCTCAAATCTGAGCTGTAACTCCTTTGACAACTAAACTTAGAGCACACTGTGCAGTTAGACTGACTCGAAACAACGGGAGTTGTGGtgctgtgggggagaggcagaaggcaggcaGGGTTTAAATATCATTGCATTTGGTTGGTCCTGACCTGCAACTTGTCGCAGGAGTCCTGGTTTTGTCATGGTACCCTCCTGGCTTGGCAGATGATAACGGGGAGCCATCAGATAGTCTGGTGCCATTTATCTTGGATGCCGCACACAGATACGCCATAAAGGTAAggttgctctctctctctcattgtttGAAGCTATTAAACTAATTGCTCAAATTAAGCAGGAGTTGCTGCTGTGCTTCTCTGCAGGAGCCTGCTCTTCTGTCTCAGTGGCTTTGTGTTATTTTTAACTGCTCATtatgggaggcagtggggagtctTTATTTTGCCACAGCTGAGCACAAACAAGCATCACTTCATGAAAGGGCTTAACAGCTTGTTTTCACAAACATTAAAACTAATCTGGACAAGACTACTATAAAAAGCATTTTTGCACCAGCTTCCAGGACAGGTGACGTGCCCTATTATGATGGAACGAACCCTCAGCTAGtttgctgcaagggggcaggcAAGGTAGCGTCTgtctagggatataaaattccaTGTAATTGGGGAACTGGTTAAACATGAAGCAAActtcacatttaaccagttatccaATTGGAGTGCCCCTCCCGCCACAATctggctggagtggcccctgctTGCAGCCCCCCAGGTCCACCGCAGACGGGGCAGCTCCATATGCCAGGAGCAGCTCCTGTTTGTGATGCACCCATGGAGCTTGAACAGGCTCCTGCCCACagtgggcagagagctgctccagcccccaccagttaaccggaaccggtaagcatcacccatgaaaggtgatgcttaccagttaatctaTCACATTCCTACTTCTATCAACTTGGGATGGGCATTGTGACTTCTTCAGAGGGCTTGGGATCTGCTGACTTTGCCACCTGAAAAGCATGTGCTGTAAGATCACCGTCACCCCATCTCTGGGATTTATTTTGAAGGTTGCCTTCCACATCCAGCCGTACAAAGGGCGTGATGACCACACTGTGCATGAGAACATTAAATACATCATAGACAGGTAAGTGCTTGGCCTTCAGTAGCTGCCACGAGCGCACATTTCAGGCCCAACAACGGGGTGGGATACAAAGCAGAGTTTCAGGCTAGCCATGTCTCACTTGCTCTGTGTGTGAactcagtggctacatctacactggcatgattttgcgcaagaactcttttgcagaagagttcttgtgcaaaaactcttccagaggagaacgtctacactggcatgtgcctttgcgcaagggatgtgcttttgcgcaagagcatccatgccagtgaagacgctctcttgcgcaagaaagctctgatggccattttaaccatagggctttcttgcgcaagaaattcatgttgccggtctacattggcctcttgcgcaagaacagttgcgcaagagggcttattcctgagcaagagcatcatagttcttgcgcaagaagccccgatttcatacattagaacgtcagtgttcttgcgcaagaactcacggccagtgtagacaggcagcaagtttttgcgcaaaatgtagacacagccagtaagttATGCTGCAGGGTGCAGTAGCAGAGAAACTCAACACAACATCATATAATTGTTTATAAATCACCTTTTACACATATGGCCTCCTCAGCAACCCTGAAGAGTATATTAGCCCCAGAGTCTGTAGAAGAAGCCATTGCCAGAAGTCTTAACAAGAAAATCAGATGTAAATGCTGGGGAAGCTTTTCCCCGAGGGTCACTAGCTGGAATGTAGGCGAGCCAGGCAGTACCCCAAAGCTGTTACCAGTTTGTAAATGGGCATGTGTCCGTGCAGCGTTTATTGGCACATCGAGGGCAGTCGTCCCTGCAAGTTGTCTCGAGTGTAAGCTAGTCTGATGGGAGCCTACCAGGAATGCAACAAAGCTTTCCTCTTCCTCCAGGCATTCCCTTGGGGTGGTAGAGTGGGTCTGAAATGCTGGTCAGTCCAGTGCAAATCCTCACTTGTGTCTATCCGGGGGCAGTGCAGCCGAACCACTCTGGTAATGGCAACACAGGGTGCATGGGAAGGATGAAAGTGAAGCATGCAACTGAGGTGGGTGCCAGGCTGCACTTGCCTGGTAATGGGAATACCTGCCTGCTAGTCAACATGGGGCTTGCTCCCCGGCTCCCGATCTCTCACGGAAATGCTGTGTGCTCTCTCTAGGTATGGCTCTCACGCAGCTTTTTATAAGTACAAGACCAGTACAGGACGGAGCCTcccattattttacatttatgatTCTTATCTGACACCTCCCGAATCCTGGGCCAACCTCTTCACCCCATCGGG contains the following coding sequences:
- the MANEAL gene encoding glycoprotein endo-alpha-1,2-mannosidase-like protein isoform X1 codes for the protein MARLRRRACIALFLFTLFIFGTMMGLRTLKPSDGFSDLAPGLELAPFVERGERRAVSHEAVSRPQVATSSDAKAPTPPMYYDLHIFYYMWYGNPHSDGKYLHWDHVMVPHWDPKISASYPKGRHSPPEDIGSSFYPELGPYSSRDPEVLEEHMNQLKAAAIGVLVLSWYPPGLADDNGEPSDSLVPFILDAAHRYAIKVAFHIQPYKGRDDHTVHENIKYIIDRYGSHAAFYKYKTSTGRSLPLFYIYDSYLTPPESWANLFTPSGSHSLRNTPYDAVFIALLVEEGHKHDILSAGYDGMYTYFASNGFSFGSSHQNWKTLKAFCDSNNLMFIPSVGPGYIDTSIRPWNNHNTRNRVNGKYYETALQAALMVRPEIVSITSFNEWHEGTQIERAIPKKTLTRLYLDYLPHQPNMYLELTRRWAEHFSKEKEQWLM
- the MANEAL gene encoding glycoprotein endo-alpha-1,2-mannosidase-like protein isoform X2, giving the protein MARLRRRACIALFLFTLFIFGTMMGLRTLKPSDGFSDLAPGLELAPFVERGERRAVSHEAVSRPQVATSSDAKAPTPPMYYDLHIFYYMWYGNPHSDGKYLHWDHVMVPHWDPKISASYPKGRHSPPEDIGSSFYPELGPYSSRDPEVLEEHMNQLKAAAIGVLVLSWYPPGLADDNGEPSDSLVPFILDAAHRYAIKVAFHIQPYKGRDDHTVHENIKYIIDRYGSHAAFYKYKTSTGRSLPLFYIYDSYLTPPESWANLFTPSGSHSLRNTPYDAVFIALLVEEGHKHDILSAGYDGMYTYFASNGFSFGSSHQNWKTLKAFCDSNNLMFIPSVGPGYIDTSIRPWNNHNTRNRVNGKYYETALQAALMVRPEIVSITSFNEWHEGTQIERAIPKKTLTRLYLDYLPHQPNMYLELTRRIKRRATSGNKL